The following proteins are encoded in a genomic region of Oncorhynchus masou masou isolate Uvic2021 chromosome 32, UVic_Omas_1.1, whole genome shotgun sequence:
- the LOC135526195 gene encoding C-X-C motif chemokine 14-like isoform X1, translating into MHRCTTAALLLLVIALYSLHTEAYKCRCTRKGPKIRYKDVQKLEIKPKHPFCQEKMIFVTMENVARFKGQEYCLHPKLQSTKNLVKWFRIWKDKHSRVYEA; encoded by the exons ATGCATCGTTGTACAACAGCAGCGTTGCTTTTGTTAGTTATTGCTTTATATTCTCTACATACAGAag ccTACAAGTGCAGGTGCACAAGAAAAGGGCCAAAGATTCGCTACAAGGATGTGCAAAAGCTGGAGATCAAACCCAAACATCCTTTCTGCCAAGAGAAGATGATATT TGTCACCATGGAGAACGTGGCACGCTTCAAAGGTCAGGAGTACTGTCTGCACCCTAAACTGCAGAGTACCAAAAACCTGGTCAAGTGGTTCCGGATCTGGAAGGATAAGCATAG CAGGGTGTATGAAGCTTAA
- the LOC135526195 gene encoding C-X-C motif chemokine 14-like isoform X2: MHRCTTAALLLLVIALYSLHTEAYKCRCTRKGPKIRYKDVQKLEIKPKHPFCQEKMIFVTMENVARFKGQEYCLHPKLQSTKNLVKWFRIWKDKHRVYEA; encoded by the exons ATGCATCGTTGTACAACAGCAGCGTTGCTTTTGTTAGTTATTGCTTTATATTCTCTACATACAGAag ccTACAAGTGCAGGTGCACAAGAAAAGGGCCAAAGATTCGCTACAAGGATGTGCAAAAGCTGGAGATCAAACCCAAACATCCTTTCTGCCAAGAGAAGATGATATT TGTCACCATGGAGAACGTGGCACGCTTCAAAGGTCAGGAGTACTGTCTGCACCCTAAACTGCAGAGTACCAAAAACCTGGTCAAGTGGTTCCGGATCTGGAAGGATAAGCATAG GGTGTATGAAGCTTAA